The Caloenas nicobarica isolate bCalNic1 chromosome Z, bCalNic1.hap1, whole genome shotgun sequence region GCTTtttcaatttctgttttcagggcCAAGGTCTGACAGTGTGGCACGTGGGCAGTCACATTGCTTCCTTAAGGTTATCAAGACTGTGCCCTCATGTTAAATGTTCTGTGATTACTAATTGTTTTGAAACGTTTCAGGCAGACAGCCATTTAATCTCTTCTTCAAATAATGAAAGTACGAACTGTCTAATTTTTGTCTACAGGAAACGATATCCACTGAGTATTATAGTCAGCGTATTTGCCATCGTTCTTGGGGCTTTTATAGCAGCTGGGTAAGGTTTTAATTTGTTATATGAAGTCATGTTATAAGAGGAGGGAcagcaggatatttttttctttgtcaagtGCCACATAAACCTAGGTTGAGATCAGTTACTCTGGATCAAGTTGATCTGGAAAATCTCTCTACTGACATCATTGGGAGGTGCAGGaatacaaagggaaaaatttaaCTCCAGCTGAAAGTATTTCGGTGCTTCTTCCCTTTGCCCCCCTCCCCAGTTTTCCATGTTTGCAGGATCACAAATGAAGCAAGTTAAAACTGTATGGGCAATGCTGCTTTTAGTTCGTAGTATCAGTGTGTTTTAATAATCTTACAAAAATGTATTCTTGTTCTGGATAGAAAGACTGATCTTTTGGTTGTCAAATATTGTTTTGAATTAGGcagtatctattttttttaatcactgtgaACAAGTACCTGTGTGAGGCTAAGTTTACAAAGCACTCGTATACTActctctattttctttctgtttgaatATTCCTTTACTTAACTGGAAATGtaatgttgttttttgtttcttggcttTCCTGCATACAAAGGTAAATAATTTCCATGTGATGTGACTCGGATAGAGCCATGTCCTGTTACAAGAGTTACCCCTATATCCATGAGGTCACAAGTCAAAACAGGAAGGATGACAATATGTCTGGTCTGACTGTAAAAAACAAGTAGTCAGACTTTATTCCCTAGCTATTTTGTGTGTTAACAGAAGTAGATAAGTATACTCAGTAATAACTGGACAGGTTGTCAGGATTGAGACAGATGGaatttttcacagaatgaaAACCGATCATTTCCTGCCACTTCTGCAGTGACTTATTTGTGATGGTCCAGTGACTGGAGAAATGTAAAGTACCTTGACTTACAAAGAAGGCTTAAAGCAAAACCTGTGACTTGCTGGAGTTCTGAGGATTTGCATTTCCTCATTTATGATACATCTTTAGTTAAACAAGGTAGTGCAATTCCTTGTATACTGTTTGCTTATTTACAATGTAATATTTCTTTCCCAGGTCTGATCTGTCTTTTAATCTGGAGGGCTACACCTTTGTATTGCTAAATGATATCTTCACAGCAGCAAATGGAGTTtacataaagcagaaaatggatCCAAAGGTAACTGTGGGGTGATTAGTTTGAATTTAACATGGTGACAATATGGTAACAGTGAGTGACTTATTGTCACTTCATGAACATACAGTTATTAACTAACAAATagtttcatttgctttcataTTTCAGCTGATATATGCATCCTTAATACAGAACAGCCTCCGAAAAACTTATTAGTATCTCAGGCCAGGCTTAGatgaaaagtgtattttttctcCCAAGTCTTTTAGGCAAAGTTTGTAGTGGCTTTGAAACATTGCTttgggctaaaaaaaaaaaaaaatccaaaccaaagcaaattgTTTATGTGTAAActatatatatgatatatatatgtaaagaaGATGAGTCTTTGACTAGAAACACACTTTAAGTGAGGTTTATGTAAAATAAACTGCTGGATAGGAACCTGGTTTGAGTGAATAACCACAACAACTGGTATCTTTTTGGCTATGTAAGATTATGTGCCATGAAAATGTATCAAGCCATAGCAAAGGCCAGTCTTGGAGATGCTGGGCAGAGATTTTGTCACTAACTTTGGTGGAAATACATATCTTCTAATAATCTCAGGAATCACATCGAGTCCAGACTCTGTAATTTTTTATAAGCAGCACTTAAGAGCCTCAAGGTTTTCTGCAAAATGTGgagtttcattttaaagcaagagATAAGCTGGAGAGATTTGCCCAGTAGCATGGCTGAAtctggaggaagggaaggctgCTTTTTCATTCCCCAAATCTTCTGCTTTTGTGTCAAGTAAATTAACCGACGGGGTATGTGGCATCCCTCAAATTGCTTGAAGTTACATCAGTTACCAGTGATTAGAGATGCTGCATTTAGGAGCCAGGCTTCATTAATTTTCCTGTTATGCTGGCCTCAGGTAGCCACCCTGCCCTATGCTTTCATGGTTGATTTGTCGTAGATGGAATGGGTAATCCCCTGTCCAGGCAGAACTTATGTAGAGTCTAACATAAAGTAGTTCCAGACTATTTCCTTGAGGAAGTTTCTGACTAGCTGGTGTTATATAGAAACTTTTGAAGGTAGAGCAGAGCAGTAATATTCTGCTGAGCATACGGACAAAGTGACTGATGCGGAAACTCAGCTCAGAACTGAACACTGAATCCAACAATTACAAGcttgtattttaaattgaagtGTATCATGTTTTGTGTGCTCATTGACAATAATGTCTGAAGGATCACCAGAGTAATATTTAGTACTTTGCTCCCAAATGGCTTGTAATTCTAAACaccatgtttcatttttcacaggAGTTGGGAAAATATGGTGTCCTTTTCTATAATGCTTGTTTCATGGTGGTACCAACAGTTATTATTAGCTTTTCTACTGGAGACTTTCAGCAGGTAAGAAGCAGTATTGCCATTCTCAGACTGATAACTgtattttgttcatatttttcatGGCGGGGTGtgggtgaggtttttttatttgtttttagagAGGTAATCCTACCTCCATGCTATTGATTAGTATTTGAAATATGTACATTGGACTTTCTCTTCACAGGCTAAAACTTGTAATTATTCACCCTAAAGAGAAGCTGAATTTGTGTGATAGCCCTTATATGAatctttttttaagaattaatgTGTGACTGAGGACTCACCGCTGGAGCAATTGGTTGGGaacccagctgcactgtgtgacTTGCAACATGCTCTAAAATGAGATTGCAAATAGAGAAACCAGACAATTTCCAGTCCTCCTCTCATCATGATGCACAGAACAGATTTCTGTTTAGTCTCAGTCTGGTTTCGTAACCTACACTTTACATTCTCATAGAACGACAGCATGACTCTCTATAGCTAATCAGAATACAGGTTAATACCATAGGCAGTATGGTCTGGTACACAAAGTATCAGACGACGCggtttgtattgtttttctGCCTCCCTCACAGACTTGCTGGCTTGCCTTTTTCTTACCAGTAAAATGAGTCTAGAGACTCGTATTcctttttggaaatgttttgaGATTTGCCACTGAGAATTGTTGCAGAGCTTGGGAGTATCGTAAATCATTTCAATGTCCTTCATTGTATGTTGTGTCCCGGACTCATGTAGTTCTGTCATTGTGTTCTCACAAGTCTGCTTTAAGGGGAAAAATTGTCATTCCCTGAAAAATGATGGATTTAGATCTTCTCTGAGTGTGAGATGTCTTCCTGTGACATCAATCTAGCATGACCTTTTTCTATTTTAGGAAAATGCAGCTGATGCCCTCGTTGGCGGACTTAGTGGGAGCCAAGTTTGTATGGCTGTAAGCTCTCAAGTGCTTtcccagcaggcagggctggaggcgTTTTGGGAGAAACGGTCAGGGAAGTTTGCCTTGTTGCTAGGTTTATTCCATGGCAAAAATGAGTGCATTGTGCCCACATGTTGATTTGGCACAAACAATTTAATGCTCAATTACctgaaaagaataaataaacatCAGAGAAATGCATAGTGCCTATTGTGCATACGTGTTGGCTTGGTCACTTAGTATTAAAAGTCCTATTAAATTATGTGGATAACTAGCATCAATGTGATGCACAGAgattaaatcacagaaaaaaaaaatggaagaatacTGATGAAAATCCAACAAATTGTTGCAGATAACACCTGTGTGTAGCCAATTTCCAGGCCGTGGAAGTTCGCTTGCTTTTAGCCTAGAAGAGCTTTTAGCCTAGCAGAGCTTTTTGCCTTGATCTGTCACAGACTTGTATCTTTTGCCAGTCAAAATATCAGCACGATGTCTATGTGCTAGGGAGACTGCTTCTGCTCCTCTAGCTAGTTCTGGAGTGGTAGCTACCACATCTTGTAGATGTAGATCTTATCACGACTGCAGTTTATGAGTGTCCCACTTCTTCACCAGCTGGCTGACAGAGGACAGGAAAGCGTGATGCAGTGGGAGAGACAGGAGGCCCCAGAAGGTCTCCCTGTAATGCTTTGCAGTTTGTTGTTGCACACCAGCACAATTATAGCGGGGCAGGGCTGCCTGAGATGCCTCTAATCTGTTACCTCAGGTGGTGGAGGCTCAGGTAGCCACCGCTCAGCGTGGACTAACAACCTTGATCCTGTTTCTCAGGGATGTGTTCAGCatttgctgggttttgtgctGATACAGGTGACTTTAATCAGGTTAAGATGAAGCATATCTTGGAGTTACTAGAGATGGAAAAGAATCTTCGACATATTTCTTTGTGACTGTTGTGTGACACTGTGTGTTTGCTGCATGTCACTAAGGAGCAGACTTCAAAGTGATGATTTAGCCTTTTCATTGATCTTCATTGATGAGGGACCATAGtaatgtttatttaatttacttttgagCTCAAAAATGCAGGCTTGGACCTTGAAAGCTGTTCATGACTGAATCTATGGTATGAAATAGATTTCAAGgagcttatttatttatcttatGTCAACACTATGTATTACACTATTAATCACAGTGTTGGTATCtgtattaataaatataaacCCACAATTTATCTgtattgtatttttatgttttgcctGCAGTGTGCAGTTTTATATCTGCACTGCTGTATACGTTCCAAGAATGTGTCTGTGTATCATGGGTGCCGTCGTCCTGTTGTCTGTGAAGTTAAatgcatcaaaatattttcagtagtaATATAAATGTTTTGTAATTATAATATGAATCAAATATATTCTGTGATTTCACACATTTTCATATTAACTACATTTTATACGTGTTTACAGTTGATTATATAGCACGTCATtcttgttctctcttttttttttactaggcaacacatttccagcactggacaaattttttatttgtctttcaatttattctttcctgctttttgggGTAAGAACACAGGGCAATCACGTAAGACATTTTAATGGCAGTGTTTCAAATTGCAAATGTCAAATATAAGACTTGCTGACAAGTTACgttaaaattcaaagaaaatacattttccccCGAGGCTTCTGTCtatcttttaattatttttaatagtgtaAGTAACAGTTTCAGTACTGTCGATGTTGTTGACCTCACAGGTACAGTGGTCAACAACATGACGtcagctttttgctttctgtactCAGTGTCTCTCTGCTGACTGTCTCTTCTGATTATCTGACTTACTCTTACAGTTACTAGAATGTAAGCCCTTCAGTATAGGAACTGTTTCAGtgagttttttatttaaaatacctgGACAAGTATGGGACACTCAAAAATAATGGAACAATGCTTTGTTCCTGTTGGAACTACAGAGTCAAAGGTAGAATAGAAAAATTAGTTGGATCCTGTTCTGCCCTTCCACACAGCACCTACTAAGGGGTCCAACTGACTTCAGTACTGACATTTAAGAAGCACAGAGGCTGGGGATGACCCTGCTACAGCTCAAGCCGCACATTTTAACATGTCTTGACTACTCTATATGCATATTGTTAACTTAAAATACATGTCCACAGAATCTTAGGGTTTGGAACAGGTGGGATTGATGAACCCAGCAAAATACTGATCCAGAAAATGTTGAACATTTCAAAGTGTTGCTAAACTTCTGAGCTCCCTGGGAATTTATaaaattttctcctttatttagATTTCTCTTGATGTATTCTACTGTCCTATGCAGTCATTACAATTCTGCGCTCACAACGACAGTAGTTGGTGCCATCAAGGTGAGTTATGGAGCAGAAGAGGGAAATAAGAATGTTCAAATAGACAGGGAAGAGCATTGACTCAGCAGTGATCCTGATTATACTTTCAGCTAGAAACTCAAAATGAGGGCTAATAACAAGACAGTGCTTGTGCCAAACAAGGTCACACTACAGAGTGACCCTGTTTTCTTCCGCTGAAGCTCAGGTGTACTCTAGAAAGCAatgtattgatttatttttattttccccacaaGAGAAGCTTCAACCACTTTAAAAGATGTACATTTTGTCACATTTTGTCAGGTACTGTCACCTCCTTCTGTTCTTTACCAGGTTACTGTGAGATATTCAAGGTGGCCTGTTGCACGTCCATTGCAAACTGATATAGACTAACCTGCTTTCACTTTGGGCTGAACTAATTTCCATTGCTGATGATTAATGGGGAATTCCTAGATACAGAATAATGACTATGCTGTAGTGGGGAGTGTATTGCTTTATGGTTAACTGCTTCAGCCTCTGTGTGAGAACTATATTCTGGCTGAATGGACTACTTAATTTTGGTTTGTATAtggtcaaaaccaaaacatgcaTGTCATAAAAACTGAACTTGGTGTCCTTACAGTCTGTTTTCTCTAACccagtttaatttaaaaccactgCAGCTTCCTTTGCATTGATGAGGCCAGCATGTCTGAGCTGGGAACATCACTGACTGCCCAAGCACCTTTTTGTAGGGCAGTTTGGAAAGAAGCATGGAGCTGTAAGCTATAAGAGTTTTAGCAAAATATAAAACTTGTACAGTTATGGGCCAAACAGCTATCAGAATCCAAGCTGATTTAGGCACAGGAGTAACAGTCCTCAGAGTGCTCCCTTGCCTAGGTGACTGAGGAAAACAATACTCCGTCATAACAAAATGCACGAAGAGAAGATGGTACTTCTCTTTctacagttttcttttgaaagctggCAAGATTAATCTAgtagttttcattttgtggCCCTGAAAGCACGCTTTTAGATTTTATATGTCTGCACTGAACCATTAAGACAGAGCAACACTATTTCTCTTTTCGGAGCAATAATAGTCTTGGAGACATTTTGAAGAGCTTTAAAGTTGAGAAGCACTTTATGATGCAGTAGTCCCCGGTAGAAACTGGTAGAAATGATGTCATTATCCAGGCTAGCTGCTAAAACATTTGAAACCAAGAAAGTGTTGGTAAAATGATCATACAGTTCTATAGCTTTCCTTCTGTCTGTAGGGGacaattttctgaaaactggatGGGGGTGGGGTGAGAGGTGGAATCTTTAACTTTAAACTGTGCCTGCCTTGAACTTGAAAGCAAAGTGCTTTCAATGCACATTTAGTTGGCAAAGTAAGGGGGTAGccattttaaagcaataatAAAGAACTTTTATTGTAACTTTAAAGCATGCTTTTTGTGCTTGAGAACCAAAACCCTGCTTTTaagaaatgagatttgaaaTGAACCTTccaaagatgaaaaagaagtaCATTTTCAGTAGGTGGCTATAGCTTCATTTTAACTAATATCAAAtagctaattttatttttgattttctttcttatccTTTTCCACAGAAAGTCACTCTCAGTGCATTGCATGCATTTGGAAGGCatattgattttattattttattttactgttagATGACCCATAAGGAGTCATCCCATGAAACTGATTTAAATGCTGATTTTAGAGTAGCCAGCAGCAGAGTATACCTATTTCCTtagaaaagtaaattaattgATATCATCTATATTCTTTGAGATGGAAACTGACTTGAATAAATGCAtgacttttgtttcctttcagaatATATCCATTGCTTACATTGGAATGTTGATTGGTGGAGATTACATATTCTCCATGTTAAACTTCATAGGGCTAAATATTTGGTGAGTGGAACTTCAATAGCTTTTGTTTGTTAAGGCTGAAAATTTCTCAGTGAGATATagttttatcttttgtttgATTTGCCAACTTGAGTGACGCAGTTTTGAAACTACTGGCCTGAGGAAGAACTGCGTCCGTATGTAAAGTTCGTTACAGTTAGTTATgtcttttcatgtttgttttcagatattGAATCTTACTGTGGTAAGATCTTAACTGTGGAAACATGCCTGCAGTTTTACTACATGGGATTGTGTTcgtggttttttgtggtttttttttttttttttttacgagCAGTAGTGCTGTGAGGCTTCCAAGTAAAAGCCAAGTGGTGTGGGAAGTGAGAACATTACTGAATGAGTTGTGCCCATTGAATATGATTTATAACTTGTGAGTTGTTACTTTTTGTGCTTTGATGAACTGTTACATCTGTATGAATCTGTTGGAGCGAATGATAATTGATCTTTGTCTGCTCAGGGTGAGTTTCTGAGATGGCACTCT contains the following coding sequences:
- the SLC35D2 gene encoding nucleotide sugar transporter SLC35D2 isoform X1, producing MSAGQAAGEAAGAAAHSALPRVLSALFYGTCSFLIVLVNKALLSAYSFPSPMFLGIGQMAATVLILYVSKLNKIVHFPDFDKSIPVKLFPLPLIYVGNHISGLSSTSKLRSDLSFNLEGYTFVLLNDIFTAANGVYIKQKMDPKELGKYGVLFYNACFMVVPTVIISFSTGDFQQATHFQHWTNFLFVFQFILSCFLGFLLMYSTVLCSHYNSALTTTVVGAIKRSFNHFKRCTFCHILSEYIHCLHWNVDWWRLHILHVKLHRAKYLYGRRTEILVFNLKRKQQAYATWG
- the SLC35D2 gene encoding nucleotide sugar transporter SLC35D2 isoform X3, with the protein product MSAGQAAGEAAGAAAHSALPRVLSALFYGTCSFLIVLVNKALLSAYSFPSPMFLGIGQMAATVLILYVSKLNKIVHFPDFDKSIPVKLFPLPLIYVGNHISGLSSTSKLSLPMFTVLRKFTIPLTLLLEIIILGKRYPLSIIVSVFAIVLGAFIAAGSDLSFNLEGYTFVLLNDIFTAANGVYIKQKMDPKELGKYGVLFYNACFMVVPTVIISFSTGDFQQATHFQHWTNFLFVFQFILSCFLGFLLMYSTVLCSHYNSALTTTVVGAIKLQPL
- the SLC35D2 gene encoding nucleotide sugar transporter SLC35D2 isoform X4 — its product is MSAGQAAGEAAGAAAHSALPRVLSALFYGTCSFLIVLVNKALLSAYSFPSPMFLGIGQMAATVLILYVSKLNKIVHFPDFDKSIPVKLFPLPLIYVGNHISGLSSTSKLSLPMFTVLRKFTIPLTLLLEIIILGKRYPLSIIVSVFAIVLGAFIAAGSDLSFNLEGYTFVLLNDIFTAANGVYIKQKMDPKELGKYGVLFYNACFMVVPTVIISFSTGDFQQATHFQHWTNFLFVFQFILSCFLGFLLMYSTVLCSHYNSALTTTVVGAIKRSFNHFKRCTFCHILSEYIHCLHWNVDWWRLHILHVKLHRAKYLYGRRTEILVFNLKRKQQAYATWG